A genomic region of Acidobacteriota bacterium contains the following coding sequences:
- a CDS encoding 6-bladed beta-propeller, which yields MKKRAGVLFIVVNFILFFNNLHIKAEKIKFIKKYELGSEEKKEEIFFKIQDVKADRKGNIFILDYGNNCIKKFSKERKFLKEAGRKGQGPGEMMNPLSLTIDENRNVYVSESLNNRLNIYDNNLNFINTIKFPSSRPMYIYINSHETLIGLQVPRIIGDKYFIKFSKEGKLIQSFFDEFHPYAPRMKSLGNILEHIWAFQYLIGKANLSQHKKRIAFTYERPENPYKIYLLDTGGKVIRTIEKKIKDFNPQDLYEFFKASYKDKNKRYNKDFKSLGIVGLHFTKEDFLISQINEWYTQEGHSENKGYFLDIFSPEGDLVEEGIRFADKILSIDRENNVYSLREDEEGIQKVIVYSLKINK from the coding sequence ATGAAAAAAAGAGCGGGTGTGCTTTTTATAGTAGTAAATTTCATTCTTTTTTTTAACAATCTTCATATAAAAGCGGAAAAAATTAAATTTATAAAAAAATATGAGTTAGGATCAGAGGAAAAGAAAGAAGAGATATTTTTTAAAATACAGGATGTAAAAGCAGATAGAAAGGGAAATATTTTTATCTTAGATTATGGAAATAATTGTATAAAGAAATTCTCAAAGGAAAGAAAATTTTTAAAAGAAGCAGGAAGAAAAGGACAGGGCCCTGGGGAGATGATGAACCCCTTATCCCTAACAATTGATGAAAATAGGAATGTTTATGTTAGTGAGAGCTTGAATAATAGATTAAACATATATGACAATAATTTAAACTTTATAAACACAATAAAATTTCCTTCGTCTCGACCTATGTATATTTATATTAATTCACATGAAACATTGATAGGTCTCCAAGTTCCAAGAATCATTGGAGATAAATATTTTATTAAATTCTCAAAAGAAGGAAAATTAATTCAATCTTTTTTTGATGAATTTCATCCCTATGCACCAAGAATGAAATCACTTGGAAATATTCTGGAGCATATATGGGCTTTTCAATATCTTATCGGAAAAGCAAATCTGAGCCAGCATAAAAAAAGAATTGCATTTACCTATGAACGTCCTGAGAATCCTTACAAAATATATTTATTAGATACCGGTGGGAAAGTGATAAGAACCATTGAAAAAAAGATTAAAGATTTTAACCCTCAAGACCTATATGAGTTCTTCAAAGCTTCTTATAAAGATAAAAATAAAAGATACAATAAAGATTTTAAAAGCTTAGGAATAGTAGGGTTGCATTTTACTAAAGAAGATTTTTTAATCTCACAGATTAACGAGTGGTATACCCAGGAAGGGCACTCAGAGAATAAAGGTTATTTTTTAGATATATTTTCCCCTGAAGGAGATTTAGTTGAAGAAGGCATAAGATTTGCAGATAAAATTTTATCAATAGATAGAGAGAATAATGTTTATTCTCTGAGAGAAGATGAAGAAGGAATTCAAAAAGTAATTGTCTATTCTTTGAAGATAAATAAATAA